The Apium graveolens cultivar Ventura chromosome 10, ASM990537v1, whole genome shotgun sequence nucleotide sequence ATGGACAGCGAGATGATACAGGCACAGTTAGCTGGGTGCGGTCGAGTTCCCCTTGTATGTTACGACGTGGTCGAGTGGCAGCATCCAGACAGGGTGTCGAGACAGTTTGGTTCTAGTACCCAGATTCCACGGGCACCGGTGAACATAGTTGGTTACAGGGGGGCTAAGGATGCCACGTTTGCAGGGGAGGATTGGCTGGTGCAGTGGTTTATTGATATTGGCAAATGGGCCAGGTTCTGTTCAGATTTGGATGGCCTTGTTGATGACTCGGTAGACATAGCTTCGGAGGCTGATTACATGGCGTGGTATGCTGATATATCTCGTATGCGCATAGGGAAGCCCAATCCACAGCCTCAACAACAGTACAAGACGAGGGAGTTGTATGATAGCCTCGAGGGCTATGAAGTTGTAAGTGTTTTACAAATATGCATATTTCACATTACACCCCCACACACTACAAAATTTGCATTCACACGTATTTCATCTTGATGATATGATATCTTTGTGGAATTAATGAAAAAATGTTTGCTTGTTTTTGTTTGTAGATGGTTGCCGGGCTTAATATGTTGAAGCAGCTGGACGCTAGGGTTCCTCCTGAGTTTGTGGAGGAGTTTGAGAGGATTTCTGCTACCTTCCTCACACCATTCTCTCGGTTGATGAAGAAGATCAAAGGACCCGCCTACAGACCTCCCACATTTCAGAACATAAAATCAGATTTCATTGCACCTTTGGCTGACGACTTTGACATTCCAGCCATTCCTGCCCAGGATGTCGTTGACATGACACAGCCATCCCAGTATGTGTCTCAGCCACCCCAGGCTATTGCCTCATCTAGTAGGCCCGCGAAGCTTGCATCCCGCATGATGAAAGAGGAGAAGTGGAGTATCACTAAGAGTCTCAGCATGACAAAGAAGAATGCTATATATTCAGATTGGGGATGGGGCTTTGGGATGGCGCCGAGGAATCCTGGTGGTCTTAGTGTTCAGGACTATCACGTCCATGTATCAGCTATACAAAGTCTGGCTCCAGGAACATGGGTTGATGACAGGATCATATACACTTATATGGTATTGTTCGTTGTCTAATATATTTTAGTTTTTGCATTTATTTTACTTGTTACATTAATTTTACTTGTTACATTTATTTTACTTAATGCATTCATATATACTTTCAGGGATTGCTAAGGACTCGGGAGGAGGAGATTCACACTAGAGGTATATGGGAGAGGAAACCCGTCTATTATTTCATGGATCCCTACTTCATGGTTCTTGGGAAAGGACATGTGAAGAAAATCAGAAAAACATCGAGGGTCGGTGGAGATACATTGCAGAGGGCATGTAATAAAGCATTACGTAGCTTTACCGGTTTTTCCAGTGCTACTGTTGGTCCTTCTGTTCTCGAGGCGGACTACATATTCATCCCATGTTGTGTCGGAGATGTGCATTGGGTTTTGTTCATGTTCGGTACTAGACGATTTGAAGGTCTTATCATAGATTCAATGAATGACGAGCCGAATTATCGTGAGGATATACGAGTGGTGGTATGTTCCTCTACTATTACTGTCTTCTATATAGTCCTTACCAATTGTATAATTTATTCATTCTCGGATCATAATTTCATTGCAGTCATGGTTGTTGCCGAGGCTATTGCATATGGTACACCCAGTCGAGGGGCGTGACCCTACTTCAGCCGAGGTCCTAGCTCTACCGTCCAGGCCAAAGCAACGAAACTCTAATGATTGTGGTGTTTATGTGATGAAGTACATGGACTACTTCACACAAGGATATGACTTAGCTGAGGTACCAAATTGGTCGCAGGAGGAGGTGGATACCTTTAGGTATCGGATAGCCAGGGAGCTTCAATTAGGGAAAGCAAGGGGGATTCCCGGGATTCGTATGCGTAGGCGTCACGAAGCTTCGTAGTTGAATTTCATTTGATTTTAGTTTGTCGGATTATGTAGTTGGATTGCATTTCATTTTAGGTTGTCGGATTATGTAGTTGGATTTCATTTGATTTTAGGTTGTTGAATTATGTAGCTGAATTTCATTTTATGTTGTCGGGTTTTATTTGGTTTATTTGGTTTGTTTGGTTTGACGTTGTTTAATTTTGTTGGATTTTTGTTATTTTTGAGCATTTTGGGTTGTTGTGGATTTTGGTGGATTGTTGTGTTGTAGGTGTTGGGATTTTGGTGGAATTTGGTTGTGAATTTTGGTTGTGAATTTGGTTGTGAATTTTCTGGCTGCTCTGTTTTCAAtctgtaaaaaaaaaaatcaatggCCCCAACCGCGGAAAATTTCCGCGATCCGTCTACAGCCCCACCGCGGAAAATTTCTGCAGTCCATCAGTTTGTTTTTTTGCCCCTGAAAACAGAGCAAAAGATAGGGGAAACAGAGTATGCAAAATAATCTTCTGTTGAAATTGCTTAATTTTTGGAAGTTAGTCCTAAACTAACTTCCACTAATCCAAACCACTCTCAAAAGTCTTAAAATATGGTAATGAgtgattttcaattttttttttcattttttacgTTAAATTGAAAATTCCTTTAAAAAGTCAACAAAAGTCAACGTTTgtccaaatattgaaaaaaactTTTCAATACATTTCATAACAATTTGTAATGTATAGTTCgacttgtaaattttaatttttaatctcAAATTTTTAGGTACACTTTCAATCTCAAATTTCATACTTtaattcatagaaaattcatataaattcatataaaattCAATGAAAATACATAGATTCGAATGAAAATTACACGATCAATACAATCCActaaattttatgaaatatattGGTCCTAACCAAAAATACCTAGTATATTAGAAAGACCACCGGATAACCGGTGTTGAGCAACTCCTTGCGTAGTATCCACGAAGCATGCAATATGGTAGAGAACAAGTACACAACCATCACAGATATGGCCTTCCGTAAGTTCCAAGGGTAAGGGTTGGAGTCGTTCCAAATGGTAACGGGAATCGTATTCGAGCCATCGTAGAGAcgaaatcttgcaaaatatattCCGCGTTCCCTCTCCGTCCCTCCCGTTAGGTGTGAAACCCAACCCTTCACATATTCGATGCGTATTTGGTCCATATTACAACCCTCACGAGGCCTCAAGTTTACAATATCGGCAATCCGATCACATTTAACAAGCTTACCGCCATTCCATCCGGATTTTTTCCATTTTCCATCGGGCGTGTTATTGCCCAAATTCAAGATCGGAAGGAAGTACGGATTCGGATGAGAGTTCACCAATCTCCACGGTTCAGTACCCTCCATCCAATTGCATGCCTCGATCCAATTTTTGGCCCTATAAGCCTCCTCATCGGGTTGTTGTCACCACTATACTCGCTAGTCATGTTACCTATCACAATAAAAcacaattatatgacaataattggcaattatatgacaataaaaCATAACAAAAAAGAAAGCAATGTTAAACACTTAAAATTCAAATACATTTAAAGATTACAACATTCGGTTACAAAATGGTACACCACTAATTATATTGCGATTCTTGAATATTTTTAAGATCTTCTAGTCTACTAGCACACTTCCTTTTATCATGACTTCCATTTGACAATAAGTGCACCTTCTTGGCGGCTTCTCCTTTTTACCAATCGATTCTATTGGACTTTTGAAACGAACGTCCTTCTTCCTCCCTTTAGTTTGGGACATAATAGGGTCAAGAATTGTTTCTTCATTAGCACTTGCATTTGGAGCTTGCGAATTGCTTTCGTAAGATTTAATTCCATCAACGCTCATTCTTTCGAGAATTGGTATTTCTCGATTCATCACTCCAACGACATAATCATACCGTTCCTTGGATGCAATGCTACTTTGACAAAAACTCATGGTTAACATTGTCATGCTATTAAATCGATCGGTTGAGGTCATCTCATGACTTTGTCAAACATCCAAATTGTAAGGCAacacaccatcaactctattggcaTGCATTGTCCACCTCCGGTTTATGTAATACGGGGGAATTTCCGAAACCCGTTTCTTAGTGAAGACCGCCAATAGGTGTCTACAAGGTAGCCCCGAATGTTCAAGCATTCTACACGTACACATTCCCAAAGAGCTTGCTTTCTCGAATGCCaaaaaataaacatttcttcCCGTAGGCTCGGACATGGGCCTATAACAACTATAGTACGTATAAATATCCCCCATTCTCTCCCCTTCTTCACTAGCTCGTCGGTCTTTTTCAACAAAGTATTTTGAAGACTCAACCAATTCATCTTGAAATCTTCTAAACATTTCCTTAGTGTAGATACAAGAAGCATGATACTCCAATGTGGTATGCAATTTCATGGGACGTTTTAGATTAATGGTGACATAATCTTCTTCCTTCTCCCTCATGAATTGCCTTGCCAATGCTTTTTGGGTATTTTCAATGAATTCCTTCAAACCCGTTGCCGAACTCACATACTTATCAAAGAAAGAATTCATCCCCTAACTCCTCGATGTACTATTTTGAAACGCCGAAAATTTGTTTCTAGTATATGCAGGAATCCACTTGTGCTTCAACTCATATAACCCATTTAACCATTTATGATCTTGCAAGTGATACTTTTCCACAAACGACGCCCATTTAGCTTCAAAAACACATTCGGTGAGAGATTTATAAATGCAATTGTTGAAGTCCGTCTTGAATTCCGGAAAAGCCGAATAATA carries:
- the LOC141688883 gene encoding uncharacterized protein LOC141688883, which gives rise to MRATVVHTKAYLLFIMGCILFPCINRSFVHVRYMHPLINMREIPYYAWGAAVLAHIYRGLEIAARKGSKSIACCVWVLQVWSYERFPRIGVPLRSPGQEDYPVAEGWAYASDTHVGVSKKRRMSGPHHSLPFYRGEFDGVAGDEVVWRPYARFEDVMDSEMIQAQLAGCGRVPLVCYDVVEWQHPDRVSRQFGSSTQIPRAPVNIVGYRGAKDATFAGEDWLVQWFIDIGKWARFCSDLDGLVDDSVDIASEADYMAWYADISRMRIGKPNPQPQQQYKTRELYDSLEGYEVMVAGLNMLKQLDARVPPEFVEEFERISATFLTPFSRLMKKIKGPAYRPPTFQNIKSDFIAPLADDFDIPAIPAQDVVDMTQPSQYVSQPPQAIASSSRPAKLASRMMKEEKWSITKSLSMTKKNAIYSDWGWGFGMAPRNPGGLSVQDYHVHVSAIQSLAPGTWVDDRIIYTYMGLLRTREEEIHTRGIWERKPVYYFMDPYFMVLGKGHVKKIRKTSRVGGDTLQRACNKALRSFTGFSSATVGPSVLEADYIFIPCCVGDVHWVLFMFGTRRFEGLIIDSMNDEPNYREDIRVVSWLLPRLLHMVHPVEGRDPTSAEVLALPSRPKQRNSNDCGVYVMKYMDYFTQGYDLAEVPNWSQEEVDTFRYRIARELQLGKARGIPGIRMRRRHEAS